Proteins co-encoded in one Acidobacteriota bacterium genomic window:
- a CDS encoding response regulator — MHLENPYLQAPRTVLVVDDDADIRSLIRTFLEHEGYSVHACESADRAVHIFRRSPKIDLLITDFSMPERTGMDLAREIKSMRPSLPVLIISGIIMEPVELEQMRIQNWNFLPKPFSLPQLLTEVHRILDTAPVETSATLRA, encoded by the coding sequence ATGCACCTCGAGAACCCGTACCTCCAGGCCCCACGCACTGTCCTCGTCGTCGATGACGACGCCGACATTCGCTCACTGATTCGCACCTTTCTCGAGCACGAAGGCTACAGCGTCCACGCCTGCGAAAGCGCCGACCGCGCGGTGCATATCTTCCGGCGGTCGCCCAAGATCGACCTGCTGATCACCGACTTCTCCATGCCTGAGCGCACCGGCATGGATCTCGCGCGCGAGATCAAATCGATGCGCCCCTCGCTGCCGGTCCTGATCATCTCCGGCATCATCATGGAGCCAGTCGAGCTGGAACAGATGCGCATCCAGAACTGGAACTTCCTCCCCAAGCCGTTCTCACTGCCGCAACTTCTGACCGAGGTCCACCGAATTCTCGACACGGCGCCTGTTGAAACCTCTGCTACCCTGAGGGCGTGA
- a CDS encoding YdcF family protein: MKLIRNLLFAIIVLAFAATLVVYGNFFTLPTHNTAATRFDAIIVLGTPSKPDGSPSPEQRERVLEGVREYKAGVAPRLIMTGGAAHNHFVEAHSMALFAESQGVPAADIIEEGQAQNTIQNIYYSSAIMHQHSWSSAEIVSSPYHLGRTALIMNAFNTRQPALSIDWRTHGSNWPPEYDIHHKVVLNSVEAWRCLQLRAEGYPSSRFLPLTPAAAH; the protein is encoded by the coding sequence GTGAAACTCATTCGCAACCTTCTCTTCGCCATCATCGTCCTGGCTTTCGCCGCAACACTCGTGGTCTACGGCAACTTCTTCACTCTGCCCACACACAATACGGCGGCTACGCGCTTCGACGCGATTATCGTTCTTGGAACACCGTCCAAACCCGATGGATCGCCTTCACCAGAGCAGCGAGAGAGAGTCCTCGAAGGCGTACGCGAGTACAAGGCTGGAGTAGCACCTCGTCTGATCATGACAGGCGGCGCTGCTCACAACCACTTCGTCGAGGCGCACTCGATGGCGCTCTTCGCCGAATCGCAGGGCGTTCCCGCCGCCGACATCATCGAAGAGGGCCAGGCGCAGAACACCATCCAGAACATCTACTACTCATCCGCGATCATGCACCAGCACAGCTGGTCGTCGGCAGAGATCGTGAGCTCGCCCTACCACCTCGGCCGCACCGCGCTCATCATGAACGCATTCAACACGCGCCAGCCCGCTCTGTCGATTGACTGGCGGACGCACGGCTCCAATTGGCCGCCGGAGTACGACATCCATCACAAGGTGGTACTCAACTCCGTCGAAGCCTGGCGCTGTCTCCAGCTTCGCGCAGAGGGTTACCCCTCATCGCGCTTTCTTCCACTCACTCCCGCCGCAGCGCACTGA